A stretch of Labrus mixtus chromosome 7, fLabMix1.1, whole genome shotgun sequence DNA encodes these proteins:
- the LOC132977525 gene encoding THO complex subunit 7 homolog isoform X1: protein MGAVTDDEVIRKRLLIDGDGAGDDRKINLLLKSFTKWCNSPGTPEEGFTQYQRMLGTLAQCEFSMGKTLMVYDMNLREMENYEKIYSDIEQNITSAHEKITECKKEIQRAKRIRKNRQEYDALAKVIQQHPDRHETLKQLEALDKELQKLSRIKENVDAKMELRKKQFHVLLSTIQELQQTLDSECPCVVLVGLKGYFCVVLILPEIPNIKWLICKVKQICKYLSNLLCLSQMMRNQTMTTTIRGALLGMMNEVVEILTEEQ, encoded by the exons ATGGGAGCTGTTACAGATG ATGAAGTTATTCGAAAACGTCTTCTTATTGACGGAGACGGGGCTGGTGATGACCGCAAAATCAACTTGCTGCTCAAGAGTTTCACTAAATGGTGCAACTCGCCTGGGACCCCTGAGGAAGG GTTCACGCAGTACCAGAGGATGTTGGGCACACTGGCCCAGTGTGAATTCTCCATGGGGAAGACTTTAATGGTATACGACATGAACCTTCGGGAAATGGAGAATTATGAGAAGATCTACTCTGACATAG AACAAAACATCACGTCCGCTCATGAGAAGATAACCGAATGCAAAAAAGAAATTCAGAGGGCAAAGAGAATAAGAAAGAATCGCCAAG AGTATGATGCTTTAGCTAAGGTTATCCAGCAACACCCGGACcgacatgaaacactgaa ACAATTGGAGGCGCTTGACAAAGAGCTCCAGAAACTGTCTCGAATCAAGGAAAATGTAGATGCAAAG ATGGAGTTAAGAAAGAAGCAGTTCCATGTGCTACTCAGTACTATTCAGGAACTACAGCAGACTCTTGATAGTGAGTGTCCCTGTGTTGTGCTCGTTGGTCTGAAAGGCTATTTTTGTGTTGTGCTCATTCTTCCAGAAATTCCAAATATTAAGTGGTTAATCTGTAAAGTCAAGCAAATCTGCAAGTACCTCTCTAACCTTCTTTGTCTGTCACAGATGATGAGAAATCAGACAATGACGACAACAATCAGGGGAGCCCTGCTGGGAATGATGAATGAAGTCGTGGAGATACTGACTGAAGAACAATGa
- the LOC132977525 gene encoding THO complex subunit 7 homolog isoform X2: MGAVTDDEVIRKRLLIDGDGAGDDRKINLLLKSFTKWCNSPGTPEEGFTQYQRMLGTLAQCEFSMGKTLMVYDMNLREMENYEKIYSDIEQNITSAHEKITECKKEIQRAKRIRKNRQEYDALAKVIQQHPDRHETLKQLEALDKELQKLSRIKENVDAKMELRKKQFHVLLSTIQELQQTLDNDEKSDNDDNNQGSPAGNDE; this comes from the exons ATGGGAGCTGTTACAGATG ATGAAGTTATTCGAAAACGTCTTCTTATTGACGGAGACGGGGCTGGTGATGACCGCAAAATCAACTTGCTGCTCAAGAGTTTCACTAAATGGTGCAACTCGCCTGGGACCCCTGAGGAAGG GTTCACGCAGTACCAGAGGATGTTGGGCACACTGGCCCAGTGTGAATTCTCCATGGGGAAGACTTTAATGGTATACGACATGAACCTTCGGGAAATGGAGAATTATGAGAAGATCTACTCTGACATAG AACAAAACATCACGTCCGCTCATGAGAAGATAACCGAATGCAAAAAAGAAATTCAGAGGGCAAAGAGAATAAGAAAGAATCGCCAAG AGTATGATGCTTTAGCTAAGGTTATCCAGCAACACCCGGACcgacatgaaacactgaa ACAATTGGAGGCGCTTGACAAAGAGCTCCAGAAACTGTCTCGAATCAAGGAAAATGTAGATGCAAAG ATGGAGTTAAGAAAGAAGCAGTTCCATGTGCTACTCAGTACTATTCAGGAACTACAGCAGACTCTTGATA ATGATGAGAAATCAGACAATGACGACAACAATCAGGGGAGCCCTGCTGGGAATGATGAATGA
- the LOC132977524 gene encoding interferon-induced GTP-binding protein Mx isoform X2: MNTLNQQYEEKVRPCIDLIDSLRSLGVEKDLALPAIAVIGDQSSGKSSVLEALSGVALPRGSGIVTRCPLELKMKRKREGEEWFGKISYQNHEEEIEDPADVEKKIREAQDEMAGVGVGISDDLISLEIASPDVPDLTLIDLPGIARVAVKGQPENIGDQIKRLIQKFIKRQETISLVVVPCNVDIATTEALKMAQEVDPDGERTLGILTKPDLVDKGTEETVLDIVHNEVIHLQKGYMIVKCRGQKEITDKVSLPEAIEREKAFFEEHVHFQTLYNEDHATVPKLAEKLTLELVHHIEKSLPRLEEQIEEKLEQTRAELERYGNGPPSEAAERIVFLIDKVTAFTQDAISLTTGEELKCGDRLNVFSTLRREFWKWNAHLDLSGQKFNNRIEREVANYEEMYRGRELPGFINYKTFEVMVREQIKQLEEPAVKRLKDIGEAVRKVFVQLAMSSFTGFPNLAKTAKDRTYSCSLSDRKKEENEENDDIAIPKHPLPFGYQSLVYRTDNHATLQELMLHLKSYYKIASQRLADQIPMVIRYQMLQESAVQLQREMLQVLQEKKNLEFFLKEDADIGSKRANLQSRLKRLMRARAYLVEF, from the exons ATGAACACTCTGAACCAGCAGTATGAGGAGAAGGTGCGTCCCTGCATCGACCTCATTGACTCTCTTCGCTCTCTGGGTGTAGAGAAGGATTTAGCGCTGCCTGCTATCGCCGTGATCGGAGACCAGAGCTCGGGGAAGAGCTCCGTGTTGGAGGCGCTGTCCGGGGTGGCTCTGCCCAGAGGAAGTG gcATTGTAACAAGATGCCCTCTTGAATTGAAGATGAAgcgaaagagagaaggagaggaatgGTTCGGAAAGATAAGCTACCAGAACcatgaagaagaaatagaagacCCTGcagatgtggagaaaaaaataagagaag CACAGGATGAAATGGCCGGGGTCGGCGTGGGGATAAGTGATGACCTCATCAGTCTGGAAATCGCCTCTCCTGATGTTCCAGACCTGACGCTTATTGATCTGCCTGGCATCGCAAGGGTGGCTGTTAAGGGACAACCGGAGAACATCGGAGACCAG aTCAAGAGGCTGATCCAGAAGTTTATCAAAAGACAAGAAACCATCAGCTTGGTGGTTGTTCCGTGTAACGTGGACATAGCCACCACAGAGGCCCTGAAGATGGCCCAGGAGGTGGATCCTGATGGAGAGAGGACTCTGG GTATCTTGACCAAGCCTGATCTGGTGGACAAGGGCACAGAAGAGACAGTGCTGGACATCGTCCACAACGAGGTGATCCACCTCCAGAAGGGCTACATGATCGTCAAGTGCAGGGGGCAGAAGGAGATCACTGACAAGGTGTCTCTTCCTGAAGcgatagaaagagagaaagccTTTTTTGAAGAACATGTGCACTTTCA AACTCTCTACAATGAAGATCATGCGACTGTTCCTAAACTGGCTGAGAAACTCACACTTGAGTTGGTGCATCATATTGAG AAATCTCTGCCTCGACTTGAAGAGCAGATTGAGGAGAAGCTAGAACAGACCCgtgcagagctggagagataTGGAAATGGACCCCCATCTGAAGCAGCTGAGAGAATCGTCTTCCTCATCGAT AAAGTGACGGCGTTTACTCAGGACGCCATCAGTCTGACTACAGGGGAGGAGCTCAAGTGTGGAGACAGGCTCAACGTCTTTTCTACGCTCAGAAGAGAGTTTTGGAAGTGGAATGCCCACCTGGACCTTTCAGGACAAAAGT TCAACAACAGGATTGAGAGAGAGGTGGCGAACTATGAGGAGATGTACCGAGGAAGAGAACTGCCGGGCTTCATCAACTACAAGACCTTTGAGGTCATGGTCAGGGAGCAGATCAAACAACTGGAGGAGCCTGCTGTCAAGAGACTCAAAGATATAGGAG AGGCTGTTAGGAAGGTGTTCGTACAGCTGGCCATGAGTAGCTTCACTGGATTTCCTAACCTTGCGAAAACAGCCAAG GACAGGACCTACAGCTGCAGTttgagtgacagaaagaaagaggagaatgaGGAGAATGATGATATCGCCATACCAAAACACCCCCTACCTTTTGGATATCAAAGTCTTGTGTACCGTACGGATAATCATGCTACACTTCAGGAGCTGATGTTGCACCTAAAATCATATTACAAA ATTGCGAGCCAGCGTCTGGCAGACCAGATCCCTATGGTGATCCGTTACCAGATGTTGCAGGAGTCTGCTGTCCAGCTGCAGAGGGAGATGCTGCAGGTGCTTCAGGAAAAGAAGAATTTAGAGTTCTTTTTAAAGGAGGACGCCGACATTGGCAGCAAGAGGGCCAATTTGCAGAGCCGCCTCAAACGCCTCATGAGGGCCCGTGCATACCTGGTGGAGTTCTAG
- the LOC132977524 gene encoding interferon-induced GTP-binding protein Mx isoform X1, whose amino-acid sequence MNTLNQQYEEKVRPCIDLIDSLRSLGVEKDLALPAIAVIGDQSSGKSSVLEALSGVALPRGSGIVTRCPLELKMKRKREGEEWFGKISYQNHEEEIEDPADVEKKIREAQDEMAGVGVGISDDLISLEIASPDVPDLTLIDLPGIARVAVKGQPENIGDQIKRLIQKFIKRQETISLVVVPCNVDIATTEALKMAQEVDPDGERTLGILTKPDLVDKGTEETVLDIVHNEVIHLQKGYMIVKCRGQKEITDKVSLPEAIEREKAFFEEHVHFQTLYNEDHATVPKLAEKLTLELVHHIEKSLPRLEEQIEEKLEQTRAELERYGNGPPSEAAERIVFLIDKVTAFTQDAISLTTGEELKCGDRLNVFSTLRREFWKWNAHLDLSGQKFNNRIEREVANYEEMYRGRELPGFINYKTFEVMVREQIKQLEEPAVKRLKDIGEAVRKVFVQLAMSSFTGFPNLAKTAKAKIEAIKQDKESTAESFLRTQFKMELLVYSQDRTYSCSLSDRKKEENEENDDIAIPKHPLPFGYQSLVYRTDNHATLQELMLHLKSYYKIASQRLADQIPMVIRYQMLQESAVQLQREMLQVLQEKKNLEFFLKEDADIGSKRANLQSRLKRLMRARAYLVEF is encoded by the exons ATGAACACTCTGAACCAGCAGTATGAGGAGAAGGTGCGTCCCTGCATCGACCTCATTGACTCTCTTCGCTCTCTGGGTGTAGAGAAGGATTTAGCGCTGCCTGCTATCGCCGTGATCGGAGACCAGAGCTCGGGGAAGAGCTCCGTGTTGGAGGCGCTGTCCGGGGTGGCTCTGCCCAGAGGAAGTG gcATTGTAACAAGATGCCCTCTTGAATTGAAGATGAAgcgaaagagagaaggagaggaatgGTTCGGAAAGATAAGCTACCAGAACcatgaagaagaaatagaagacCCTGcagatgtggagaaaaaaataagagaag CACAGGATGAAATGGCCGGGGTCGGCGTGGGGATAAGTGATGACCTCATCAGTCTGGAAATCGCCTCTCCTGATGTTCCAGACCTGACGCTTATTGATCTGCCTGGCATCGCAAGGGTGGCTGTTAAGGGACAACCGGAGAACATCGGAGACCAG aTCAAGAGGCTGATCCAGAAGTTTATCAAAAGACAAGAAACCATCAGCTTGGTGGTTGTTCCGTGTAACGTGGACATAGCCACCACAGAGGCCCTGAAGATGGCCCAGGAGGTGGATCCTGATGGAGAGAGGACTCTGG GTATCTTGACCAAGCCTGATCTGGTGGACAAGGGCACAGAAGAGACAGTGCTGGACATCGTCCACAACGAGGTGATCCACCTCCAGAAGGGCTACATGATCGTCAAGTGCAGGGGGCAGAAGGAGATCACTGACAAGGTGTCTCTTCCTGAAGcgatagaaagagagaaagccTTTTTTGAAGAACATGTGCACTTTCA AACTCTCTACAATGAAGATCATGCGACTGTTCCTAAACTGGCTGAGAAACTCACACTTGAGTTGGTGCATCATATTGAG AAATCTCTGCCTCGACTTGAAGAGCAGATTGAGGAGAAGCTAGAACAGACCCgtgcagagctggagagataTGGAAATGGACCCCCATCTGAAGCAGCTGAGAGAATCGTCTTCCTCATCGAT AAAGTGACGGCGTTTACTCAGGACGCCATCAGTCTGACTACAGGGGAGGAGCTCAAGTGTGGAGACAGGCTCAACGTCTTTTCTACGCTCAGAAGAGAGTTTTGGAAGTGGAATGCCCACCTGGACCTTTCAGGACAAAAGT TCAACAACAGGATTGAGAGAGAGGTGGCGAACTATGAGGAGATGTACCGAGGAAGAGAACTGCCGGGCTTCATCAACTACAAGACCTTTGAGGTCATGGTCAGGGAGCAGATCAAACAACTGGAGGAGCCTGCTGTCAAGAGACTCAAAGATATAGGAG AGGCTGTTAGGAAGGTGTTCGTACAGCTGGCCATGAGTAGCTTCACTGGATTTCCTAACCTTGCGAAAACAGCCAAG GCAAAGATTGAAGccataaaacaagacaaagaatCCACTGCTGAATCCTTTCTGAGAACCCAGTTCAAGATGGAGCTGCTTGTTTACTCCCAGGACAGGACCTACAGCTGCAGTttgagtgacagaaagaaagaggagaatgaGGAGAATGATGATATCGCCATACCAAAACACCCCCTACCTTTTGGATATCAAAGTCTTGTGTACCGTACGGATAATCATGCTACACTTCAGGAGCTGATGTTGCACCTAAAATCATATTACAAA ATTGCGAGCCAGCGTCTGGCAGACCAGATCCCTATGGTGATCCGTTACCAGATGTTGCAGGAGTCTGCTGTCCAGCTGCAGAGGGAGATGCTGCAGGTGCTTCAGGAAAAGAAGAATTTAGAGTTCTTTTTAAAGGAGGACGCCGACATTGGCAGCAAGAGGGCCAATTTGCAGAGCCGCCTCAAACGCCTCATGAGGGCCCGTGCATACCTGGTGGAGTTCTAG